A window of Equus caballus isolate H_3958 breed thoroughbred chromosome 10, TB-T2T, whole genome shotgun sequence contains these coding sequences:
- the NPAS1 gene encoding neuronal PAS domain-containing protein 1 isoform X1 codes for MAAPYGGRGCGGEVKCGGGRGGSIAWDFLPGLMVKAPPGPCLQAQRKEKSRNAARSRRGKENLEFFELAKLLPLPGAISSQLDKASIVRLSVTYLRLRRFAALGAPPWGLRAAGPPAGLAPGRRGPAALVSEIFEQHLGGHILQSLDGFVFALNQEGKFLYISETVSIYLGLSQVELTGSSVFDYIHPGDHSEVLEQLGLRAPTPGPPTPPSVPSSSSSSSSSSSLADTPEIEASPAEGSPSSGVQERSFFIRMKSTLTKRGLHVKASGYKVIHVTGRLRARALGLVALGHTLPPAPLAELPLHGHTIVFRLSLGLTILACESRVSDHMDLGPSELVGRSCYQFVHGQDAARIRQSHLDLLDKGQVMTGYYRWLQRAGGFVWLQSVATVAVSGKSPGERHVLWVSYVLSQAEGGQTPLDAFQLPASVACEDTPSPEPEPTEPEPPVGRKQADPLDKDEEAPQTRGKSIKVEPGPGETKDAEDSGDEAPASHPAPLRPEFTSVIRAGALKQDLVQPWGLASPGDPPAALLHAGFLPPVVRGLCTPGTIRYGPAELGFVYPHLQRLGPGPGFPEAFYPSLGLPYPGPPGTRVQRKGD; via the exons ATGGCGGCGCCCTACGGCGGCAGGGGCTGCGGCGGCGAGGTCAAATGCGGGGGAGGTCGTGGCGGCAGCATCGCCTGGGACTTTCTGCCGGGGCTCATGGTCAAGGCACCCCCGGGACCCTG CCTGCAGGCGCAGCGCAAGGAGAAGTCCCGGAACGCGGCGCGCTCGCGGCGCGGGAAGGAGAACCTGGAGTTCTTCGAGCTGGCCAAGCTGCTCCCGCTGCCCGGGGCCATCTCGAGCCAACTGGACAAGGCGTCCATCGTGCGCCTCAGCGTCACCTACCTCCGCCTGCGCCGCTTCGCTGCGCTCGGGGCGCCGCCCTGGGGGCTGCGGGCCGCGGGGCCGCCGGCCGGCCTGG CCCCCGGCCGCAGGGGTCCCGCCGCGCTGGTCTCCGAAATCTTCGAGCAACACCTGGGAGGACACATCCTGCAG TCCCTGGACGGCTTCGTGTTTGCCTTGAACCAGGAGGGGAAGTTCCTCTACATCTCGGAGACCGTCTCCATTTATCTGGGTCTCTCACAG GTGGAGCTGACGGGCAGCAGCGTCTTTGACTACATCCATCCGGGGGACCACTCCGAGGTGCTGGAGCAACTGGGGCTGCGGGCCCCGACCCCCGGGCCCCCCACTCCGCCTtccgtcccctcctcttcctcctcgtcctcctcgtCTTCCTCGCTTGCGGATACCCCCGAGATCG AGGCCAGCCCCGCCGAGGGGTCCCCCTCCTCCGGGGTCCAGGAGCGCTCGTTCTTCATCCGCATGAAATCAACCCTCACCAAGAGGGGGCTGCACGTCAAGGCCTCGGGGTACAAG GTCATTCACGTGACCGGCCGCCTCCGGGCCCGCGCGCTGGGGCTGGTGGCCCTCGGGCACACGCTGCCCCCGGCGCCACTGGCTGAGCTGCCCCTCCACGGACACACGATCGTCTTCCGTCTCAGCCTGGGGCTCACCATCCTTGCCTGTGAGAGCAG AGTCAGTGACCACATGGACCTGGGGCCCTCGGAGCTGGTGGGCCGCAGCTGCTACCAGTTCGTCCACGGACAGGATGCAGCCAGGATCCGCCAAAGCCACCTGGACC TGCTGGACAAGGGGCAGGTGATGACCGGTTACTACCGTTGGCTGCAGCGCGCCGGGGGCTTCGTGTGGCTGCAGTCCGTGGCCACCGTGGCTGTGAGCGGGAAGAGCCCTGGGGAGCGCCACGTGCTCTGGGTCAGCTACGTGCTCAG CCAAGCCGAGGGTGGCCAGACACCTCTAGACGCCTTCCAGCTTCCAGCCAGTGTGGCCTGTGAGGACACACCCAGCCCGGAGCCAGAGCCCACGG AGCCGGAGCCTCCAGTGGGAAGGAAGCAGGCTGACCCCCTGGACAAGGATGAAGAGGCTCCCCAGACCCGGGGCAAGAGCATCAAAGTGGAGCCCGGCCCCGGGGAGACTAAAGATGCGGAGGACAGTGGGGACGAGGCACCAGCCAGCCACCCAGCCCCGCTGCGGCCTGAGTTCACCTCTGTCATTCGGGCAGGGGCCCTAAAGCAAGACCTGGTGCAGCCGTGGGGCCTGGCGTCCCCCGGAGACCCCCCGGCCGCCCTCCTCCACGCCGGCTTCCTGCCCCCCGTCGTCCGCGGCCTGTGCACGCCGGGCACCATCCGCTACGGCCCCGCCGAGCTGGGCTTTGTGTACCCACACCTGCAGAGGCTGGGCCCCGGGCCTGGCTTCCCAGAGGCCTTCtacccctccctgggcctgcccTACCCGGGGCCCCCAGGCACCAGGGTGCAACGGAAAGGGGACTGA
- the NPAS1 gene encoding neuronal PAS domain-containing protein 1 isoform X2, translating to MAAPYGGRGCGGEVKCGGGRGGSIAWDFLPGLMVKAPPGPCLQAQRKEKSRNAARSRRGKENLEFFELAKLLPLPGAISSQLDKASIVRLSVTYLRLRRFAALGAPPWGLRAAGPPAGLAPGRRGPAALVSEIFEQHLGGHILQSLDGFVFALNQEGKFLYISETVSIYLGLSQVELTGSSVFDYIHPGDHSEVLEQLGLRAPTPGPPTPPSVPSSSSSSSSSSSLADTPEIEASPAEGSPSSGVQERSFFIRMKSTLTKRGLHVKASGYKVIHVTGRLRARALGLVALGHTLPPAPLAELPLHGHTIVFRLSLGLTILACESRVSDHMDLGPSELVGRSCYQFVHGQDAARIRQSHLDPRRGLRVAAVRGHRGCEREEPWGAPRALGQLRAQPSRGWPDTSRRLPASSQCGL from the exons ATGGCGGCGCCCTACGGCGGCAGGGGCTGCGGCGGCGAGGTCAAATGCGGGGGAGGTCGTGGCGGCAGCATCGCCTGGGACTTTCTGCCGGGGCTCATGGTCAAGGCACCCCCGGGACCCTG CCTGCAGGCGCAGCGCAAGGAGAAGTCCCGGAACGCGGCGCGCTCGCGGCGCGGGAAGGAGAACCTGGAGTTCTTCGAGCTGGCCAAGCTGCTCCCGCTGCCCGGGGCCATCTCGAGCCAACTGGACAAGGCGTCCATCGTGCGCCTCAGCGTCACCTACCTCCGCCTGCGCCGCTTCGCTGCGCTCGGGGCGCCGCCCTGGGGGCTGCGGGCCGCGGGGCCGCCGGCCGGCCTGG CCCCCGGCCGCAGGGGTCCCGCCGCGCTGGTCTCCGAAATCTTCGAGCAACACCTGGGAGGACACATCCTGCAG TCCCTGGACGGCTTCGTGTTTGCCTTGAACCAGGAGGGGAAGTTCCTCTACATCTCGGAGACCGTCTCCATTTATCTGGGTCTCTCACAG GTGGAGCTGACGGGCAGCAGCGTCTTTGACTACATCCATCCGGGGGACCACTCCGAGGTGCTGGAGCAACTGGGGCTGCGGGCCCCGACCCCCGGGCCCCCCACTCCGCCTtccgtcccctcctcttcctcctcgtcctcctcgtCTTCCTCGCTTGCGGATACCCCCGAGATCG AGGCCAGCCCCGCCGAGGGGTCCCCCTCCTCCGGGGTCCAGGAGCGCTCGTTCTTCATCCGCATGAAATCAACCCTCACCAAGAGGGGGCTGCACGTCAAGGCCTCGGGGTACAAG GTCATTCACGTGACCGGCCGCCTCCGGGCCCGCGCGCTGGGGCTGGTGGCCCTCGGGCACACGCTGCCCCCGGCGCCACTGGCTGAGCTGCCCCTCCACGGACACACGATCGTCTTCCGTCTCAGCCTGGGGCTCACCATCCTTGCCTGTGAGAGCAG AGTCAGTGACCACATGGACCTGGGGCCCTCGGAGCTGGTGGGCCGCAGCTGCTACCAGTTCGTCCACGGACAGGATGCAGCCAGGATCCGCCAAAGCCACCTGGACC CGCGCCGGGGGCTTCGTGTGGCTGCAGTCCGTGGCCACCGTGGCTGTGAGCGGGAAGAGCCCTGGGGAGCGCCACGTGCTCTGGGTCAGCTACGTGCTCAG CCAAGCCGAGGGTGGCCAGACACCTCTAGACGCCTTCCAGCTTCCAGCCAGTGTGGCCTGTGA
- the TMEM160 gene encoding transmembrane protein 160, with protein MGGGWWWARAARLARLRFRGALLPPPRPRSGGARGSFAPGHGPRAAASPPAVSELDRADAWLLRKAHETAFLSWFRNGLLASGIGVISFMQSDMGREAAYGFFLLGGLCVVWGGASYVVGLAALRGPMQLSLGGAAAGVGAVLAAGLLWACAVGLYMGQLELDVELVPEDDGTAAAEGPDEAGRPPPE; from the exons ATGGGAGGAGGCTGGTGGTGGGCTCGGGCCGCCCGCCTGGCCCGACTCCGCTTCCGGGGGGCGCTGCTGCCGCCTCCGCGGCCTCGGAGCGGGGGCGCCCGGGGGTCCTTCGCCCCCGGCCACGGCCCCCGTGCAGCGGCCTCGCCGCCCGCCGTGTCCGAGCTGGACCGCGCGGACGCCTGGCTCCTCCGGAAGGCGCACGAGACAG CCTTCCTCTCCTGGTTCCGCAATGGCCTCCTGGCCTCGGGCATTGGGGTCATCTCCTTCATGCAGAGTGACATGGGTCGGGAAGCCGCCTATG GCTTCTTCCTGCTGGGCGGCCTGTGCGTGGTGTGGGGCGGCGCCTCCTACGTGGTGGGCCTGGCGGCGCTCCGGGGGCCCATGCAGCTGTCGCTGGGCGGCGCGGCGGCGGGCGTGGGGGCCGTGCTGGCGGCCGGCCTGCTCTGGGCTTGTGCCGTTGGCCTCTACATGGGCCAGTTGGAGCTGGACGTGGAGCTGGTGCCCGAGGACGACGGGACGGCTGCTGCTGAGGGTCCGGATGAGGCGGGCCGGCCCCCGCCAGAATGA